A window of Cydia fagiglandana chromosome Z, ilCydFagi1.1, whole genome shotgun sequence genomic DNA:
AAGGTACTTATGTACCtaaaccaggcgtgtctcactccgcgatttcgtcgcattgttacaggtagctaaaagtgcatccatTCGGcctcaattttggggtttgcgctgtcgctacctagcggccatatatgtgctgatcgtaacagacgcgttttattagagagtgagtcttctgtacttagtactattatttattctgtgcctaaacTAACAAGATCTAACATTACTTCATGTTATAACGATCCGCATTTTGGTTTGCTAGTAATATGCTaatcggaaaataaaataaaaaataaattaatcaaagtaaatattttaaaacataaaCCAAACAATCAAATTATGTACAAACGTTAGTATTTTGAAAGTAACACTCATTTTATACCTTCACTTTTAACAAGTATTTATCTTATGTACTTGGTTCGTACGAGTTTGTGACATAAAAAAAGCTATAACTCCCGTGGGAGTAAAATTGACTTTAGCTCCCGCAGCACTTGCGCGTGAAATAGCACTTTTAGTTACTGCGCAACTGTGATGAAATAATTATGTGAAATGGCTCAGTAAAGCAGAAACGTTGCACAGCTCTACATGCAATACAGACTAGTTGGTGTTTCAAGTTGGAAAAGTTGACACACGAAGTTAAATTTCAGCTTACAAAAGAATGCTATGCACGCATTCTTGAATAGATTAGTGACGGCGACACCGAGTATTCGACAATGACTCTTACAGGTACGTGCTGGCACTCGTTAGGACGCTGAAGTGCCTTGGGGCTCCAGccttatttcaaacataatggAGGGAGGCCGCGACTGAGGGTGGACAGAAAAGGCGTGCGAAGGTCAATGTTTACAATGGCAAAAATACTCAATTGGATGTAATTACTGCTATGAATAGGTATCCGACTTTTGTtacattttcaatattttcttaGTAGGAGTAAATTCAAGATGTGTGCAATACCGCTGTTTTGACAGAGTTTTAAATTTAGTTAAATACACTTATTAGGACATGAAAAATACAAGTTACACTATCATCAATCCCAAGTTTAGTTACTACTACTTTGTTGTACTAAAGtaagtttttaaaataacaccggctaagtacgagtcggactcgcgcccCGTTTGTAAGTACGTTTTGTTTACCTCTCCATTTAGGAAACAATAGATGAGTGCGATGAAGAATCCCTGGAAGGACCTGAGGAAGTGGGTAGTGTAGCTCCACAGGGCGAACTTCCACACGCTGCCGCCGAGCGGCGCCTCCGTCATGTTGATGATGTTAGTGATGCCCAGCAGCGGCAGCAGGACTAGCGCGGCCCGGACCGCTTTCCTAAACACATCAACAATGTTTTTAACACAGTGTAGGTAGGCAGGTATcttacttttctcaaaaatggacggcaaagtcgactttgccgtctaaaaaataggttgcgaagcgcgtagtttatggtcagtcaaaaattaaaaagttaaaaacattgcagtctcgattttgggactgcaatgttgcatacaaattccattatttgtcgagttccaaactttttaaaagttgaaatgaccatatcaaataaaggcacaggcccattaaacagccaaacagatgattagtaccgcgactacttagatgtctcaaataggttggcgtatatttggcagaaaaatacacttctattttttattaaaaaaataaaaaggcggcaagtgcttttttctgtcaaaatatatatgcaagaacgttgtttttgtaaaatatttctatgatatttatatttcttgcaccatttttgagaaaagcactatatatgactcggctggaaggctacttgctggcttcggattcaattaaacggactcccaaggtcgtccgtttaaaacgaatcctcagcctgcaagtagctacttccgagcctcgacaataatgtactattgtccAAATTAACCACGGAACTTTATTACCTATCGTTCAAATGGTCATTTCTAGTTAAAGTTGTAACGGTGTTCCCCCAACCAGCATTTTAAATATTGGAATTTTGAGACAGAATTATAAATCTTCTAAAATCCTTTTATCATAttctacaaaagtaaaaaaagtatTAGGACCTAAACCATAAAttgtataaataggtactaaCCTGATTTTTTCTAATTCTGAACTCTCGCTACTTCTTAATTTAACAATAAGCACCTTCAttatattcaataaaaacaccaGATTTATCTGAAAAGAAATACGAATACATATTATACCGACTAAATTATAAGCGGATGATTATGGTAGGTGTTTAAATTCTGAAATTGTTGAATCTTGTATTACACAAAACTACAGGTTACCTTTCTGCCTTTACTAATACTAGGTATGAACCATGTTTTACTGTTTTGTCGATGCAAATTACGGCGGCTAAAGTTGACAATATCTTAGAAATAAGGACTAATCATATAAAAATTAGCTCATTCAACTTTTTTATGAGATGAAAACATCGGTCCGGAGATTATATGTAATTGCATTTAAAATTTCCATAGCAATACAAGCGTGTaacattttaacaaaatatttatcgtagttaaggtaggtaataaatgtaattatgTGACGTTGCATTAATATATGTCTGACCCGAATAATTACCTCCTGACCTGAATAAGTTTCTCTCGTCGAGCCAATTCCAGGAAGGGATGCACTTTACAGAATTCAGTAAATATAGGTATTACGAGTATATAGATGGGAATGAAAGTACTTGTGCGGTTAGTGAAGGTCTACGCGGTAAACGTAAAATCGTGTCACGCTAGGCAGCCGTGTCAGCCGCAGAAACCCCCGTTGCGCACCATTTTCCGGGAACCGTAAGCTACCACTGTATGTTTACCGCTCGTGCCACAACTGTATGTTTTCCGTTATATCAACGCAAAGCACTAACAATGACCTATGATAATAAATGAATTCAGAACTCGgcgatattaataatatttagacACTGATTACGAAAGTGACTCATTTCTAAAAGCACATAAAGTTAGTATACTATAACTATAGTATACTTACGCCGTAGAAAGTAGCTTACTAAGCATCGAACAGCACTTACATTTATTTGTTATATAAATAGTCTGCAGTGTAGCGTTGCGGACAGAGTTACGCTGAATGAGTTAAATGGAAAGGGTGTCGTAGTACGTAACCATATTTTATCGCATTTAAAATACCCAACTTACGTTGTCTGCTGGGAAACACTTATTtttcaattatgtatttaaaaatatggCTTTATACACAAAATTATATAAAGAGCTAAAAGGTTAGTTGGCCATAACTCGTCTCTTGTTCGTGCACGgggtaaataaacaataaacataccAGTATAACTCCCAACCGCGGTCCTTGCATAATCCAATAAAGCGGAGAGAAATTATATCCATACCAACAACTGGAACAAAACATAGGATTTTGTAAGTAATAGCGGAAGGTATTTAGTTTTCCACAATTATTCTAGTACAATTTTGTAATTCAAATATAGGGGTAAACCCCTATGTTCACGAACACAGGGGTTGAAATTGCATTGCAACCAAAAAAGTTAACAATATCTTAGTTAACTTTAGATACTTGCGCAACAACAGATAGTTACTCACGTGTTGACTCTTTCGCCCTTATAGTGCAGTGCAGTCATCGCAGCCCAAACTGCCGTCAGAATAACGGGCAACCCCCATCCGGTGGCGTAGTACACCACGTGAGAAATGCCTTCCCGTAAAGCATTCGCCGTTACAACGTTGTGCAGATATAGCCCCTCGATGAACATCCACATGAACATCACTGTGATGGCATATTCCAGGAGAATGTACGAGCTTTCACATAGGTAGGGCTGAAACCAAGAGAATCGTGGTATTGTGAAATTAAATTGTAGAgatagaccgtaaaaagtctgcagcgattttggtagcccacgcagtgcaagtgtcattttaaacgtcaaatttctatgaaattatgacgtttacataacacttacactgcgtgggctatcaaatccgctgcagacttttattggtgcgactatatgttCATTTAACAATCATTcacttaacatttaaaaaatagtaaagACAACATTTATAAAAGGTATTTAGATGCTGTTATAGTTTTATTTAGATGAATTCGCCAAATTAAAATGTTATAAAGCTGAAAAGTGCTCGCAAAGCAAGTGCTTTGAAAGTTGGCACAGATACGAAAATTCAGCACCTATTGTTATCGAAAAAGCAGTCGAATCTATCTAGTTCCACGTAATCGTGCGGTACTTTTGATATTGGTACTGCAGAGCACTCGAGTGTCCACTCTGAGTTGTGTGCTAGCCTCGAAAGTTGCCCAAGTTCTTGTGGATGGAAACAAGTAAATTGAACTTAGCAACATCTCAAGCGTACTCGAAACTTTTTCAATAgcaggtacctatattaaattaATGCGTGTTTGAGCAGTCATCGTGCTTCAACTTCAAATTATACTTCACAACCACTTCTCAACGTACTGTAGAAATCTAACGATTTGATCTTATTAGATACTCTCGATACAGCTATATATGAAACTTTTATGAAACAAGACGCTAAATCAATACTTTATTTAACGCTGTCTGTGTTGTTATTAAATATCTATCTTCAATAAGcagtttagtacctacctacctaccgccATCCAGTTATAGAgagaattatattatgatttaaTACCCGTTCGCTCCAAGATGACCATCGGCGACCGTTAGGTATATGATAATTTAACGTCTCAGGTACaattattagtacctacctactgtcgacaaaaaaaattgtacctaatttattttaaatggtcttttttatttagttaataCAATTTTTGTGATTGTATTAAATATAAGACCTAATAAGTATAATAGTTGTAAAGCTGTGGCAGCAGAGGGGGTGATGCGTGAAAGCAGGCCAGGAGGTAACGGCAACGGCAAACCTGTAGCGAACAGGTAGTAGTATAATATCCAGTTGTTGTTTTATCTGAAGTGGGACTCTGTCCATCGGTCGTCTTTCTCTAAATATTTACTAATTTAATTGATGGCGCTCTCTTGTTGgacctttttatttaggtacttactagaggtgtgcgccgatggcaaaatcatcggcggcggcgtccgatgattttttgaccggcggcggcggcgtgatcggcgtgaaatcggcgtggcaTAATTTTTGATACTGCATGAGAACGTGGCTCTTTCGTGGCTCTACATTAAAGCCTTCTGAGTATTTACTAGGCTATCCAAAgcatattatgtgtgttttctaaattattgccgaaaattatatcccggcatgtcacttggcaaccatttattaccaatacctacctaatggttaccaacggtatgtttaaatattaaattaaaaaggatactttaaaacgcatcattttattttagtatttttacttacttttaagcgaaatacaaataaaacaaaaaaaaatctttaagttgccttaaataaataaataaataaatattggggacatcttacacagatcaacctagccccaaactaagcaaagcttgtactatgggtgctaggcgacgatatatatacttatatagataaatacatacttatatacatagaaaacacccatgactcatgaacaaatattagtgttcatcacacaaataaatgcccttactgggattcgaacccaggaccatcggcttagcaggcagggtcactacccactaggccagaccggtcgtcaaaaataGCAGGCCTTAGCCTTAAATCTATATTGACTTTTCCCAGCCGCTGTCGCCTCACTTAGGATTTGTTACGATATAATGATGAAAACTTTACATTTGTCTGAACTGAAGTTTAACAGAAAACTATGTAAGACTAAAGATATCGTCGTTTTCGAAAGTAAACTTATCTGGCCGGTTGATTCGCTCAACATCAGAATGTCTTTGGAGTGTCCCGTTTTATAGAATATTAAGGTCTACTTTGTTTTCTTTACTCCTAGCTTAGTGAAGATATTTGGTGATTTAAGttcctataagtaggtatcGTTGTTTAGGTATAGCTTATTACGAAGCTTTAACCtgacttttataattttgattgaaatatatATTACTAAGTAAAAGAAGCTGATGATCACCATAAAATGACTAAGAATTGATCGtgtgtatttttaaatgaaattgtacattatgtgataaataaatcaaatcatatcTATCATGACATTGATGTCTTGTTGATGATCCTCATGCGTGTCACCAGAATCATAcgagaaatcataaaatacgcaattacagcttgctggagattctaagaagaaaatagcatgtttatgtcctaggatatgaacctgctattttcttgactttagttcactgattaaattgacaataaagagactattgatgtaaaacaaaatgcgttctacaaaaaagctgtgcgatgaaatatcaaataataacctgagatccagaaacaagatcttgtttaaattaacgctaaatcgttatcacagctaacaccgcaacaacaaaaattatgctaatatgcttcactggcaaataataagcgaaaaagcataaggatctttaaattatacctctgacactatctactcactacgcaacatggaataagacacgataggtatcaaaatttcccacgccgattatacgccggtcaaatatatcggcggcggcggcgtggaaaaatcgtcggcggcggcggcgcggcggcgcggcgcacatgtctagtacttacctatttagaAAATGCAGACCTTTTCCAAGTTTTAGGAACCataaattgttaaattttgtgAGTAGGTAACTTATTTTTAGCATATTTTAGACACTGATTTCCCACCTAAATATGACATTCTCAGTGTGGGTATTCTTACCATATTGTCGAT
This region includes:
- the LOC134678382 gene encoding PDF receptor-like, with the translated sequence MEIAGFSISLVALVVSLFIFSYYRSLRNNRTRIHKSLFIAMVLQVLIRLTVYIDQALVRSWRADRADNDTAALKGIDNMPYLCESSYILLEYAITVMFMWMFIEGLYLHNVVTANALREGISHVVYYATGWGLPVILTAVWAAMTALHYKGERVNTCWYGYNFSPLYWIMQGPRLGVILINLVFLLNIMKVLIVKLRSSESSELEKIRKAVRAALVLLPLLGITNIINMTEAPLGGSVWKFALWSYTTHFLRSFQGFFIALIYCFLNGEVKQVLRKHYSNYMAMRGNVRRHRDSFFNFLSSSGEQKPSRDKNKKSDEMEFAEALQPQGETNIMETNANAEYVT